The Geoalkalibacter sp. genome has a segment encoding these proteins:
- a CDS encoding SprT family zinc-dependent metalloprotease codes for MKTTTAQTPVEAMTLIRQAVRDAWRKACAHYGLGALPEPALDFSLRGKMAGQAGWRITALGRKKQAVDFRLRFNLEAYALHPADMLGDTVPHEIAHLIVAAHFGPGRRPHGPEWQQVMRDCFGLAPRRTHQLALTPARTVERCFIYACKCREHEFTSIRHQRVRRGRSLYTCKACGEVLRFQEELPDLI; via the coding sequence ATGAAAACCACCACTGCCCAAACACCCGTCGAAGCCATGACCCTGATCCGCCAGGCGGTGCGCGACGCCTGGCGCAAGGCATGCGCCCATTACGGCCTCGGCGCGCTGCCCGAACCGGCCCTTGATTTCTCCCTGCGCGGCAAAATGGCCGGGCAGGCGGGCTGGCGGATCACCGCCCTCGGCCGAAAAAAACAGGCGGTCGATTTTCGTCTGCGTTTCAACCTCGAAGCCTATGCCCTGCATCCCGCCGACATGCTCGGCGACACCGTGCCCCACGAGATCGCCCACCTCATCGTGGCGGCGCACTTTGGGCCGGGACGCAGACCCCACGGCCCCGAATGGCAGCAGGTCATGCGCGACTGCTTCGGCCTGGCGCCGCGCCGCACCCATCAGTTGGCCCTGACCCCGGCGCGCACCGTCGAACGCTGCTTCATCTATGCCTGCAAGTGCCGCGAACATGAGTTCACCAGCATCCGCCACCAGCGGGTTCGCCGCGGCCGCAGCCTCTACACCTGCAAGGCCTGCGGCGAGGTGCTGCGTTTCCAGGAAGAGTTGCCCGATCTCATTTGA